Proteins from a genomic interval of Haemophilus parainfluenzae T3T1:
- the pepN gene encoding aminopeptidase N gives MLAKAKYRKDYKQPDFTVTDIFLDFQLDPNHTVVTAKTTFQRLNDEATHLRLDGHGFQFASIKFNGEDFKHYHQDHESLTLDLTNQSAANFELEIVTNLEPAQNTSLQGLYQSGEGICTQCEAEGFRQITYMLDRPDVLARYTTKITADKTKYPYLLSNGNRIASGELEDGRHWVEWNDPFPKPSYLFALVAGDFDLLQDTFTTKSGREVALELYVDRGNLDRASWAMESLKKAMKWDEERFNLEYDLDIYMIVAVDFFNMGAMENKGLNIFNSKFVLANPQTATDDDYLAIESVIAHEYFHNWTGNRVTCRDWFQLSLKEGLTVFRDQEFSSDTGSRAVNRINNVKFLRTVQFAEDASPMSHPIRPEKVIEMNNFYTVTVYEKGAEVIRMLHTLLGEQGFQKGMQLYIAENDGKAATCEDFVSAMERANDVDLAQFRRWYSQSGTPELLISDAYDEQTHTYRLTVSQSTPPTADQMEKVNLHIPLKIALYDANGTKQMLQHNGELLSDVLNVTEKDQVFEFHGIYGRPIPALLCDFSAPVKLDYDYTTEQLLGLLKFADNQFARWDAAQMLFTQELRRNVAHFQQGEAFEISPDVLTALAHVLENYEQDIELATLILTLPKDIEFAESFKTIDPDGIAAAREFMLVQIAEYLKEDLLRIYTHIRLEDYRVTQEDIALRAMRNLCLSYLAYTNLGNNVVQKHYNNANNMTDTLAALNMATKAALPCRDTLLADFEQKWQHDGLVMDKWFALQATRPDENVLEIVQALMDHPSFNFNNPNRLRSLVGSFANHNLKAFHHISGSGYRFLTDVLIRLNETNPQVAARLIEPLIRFSRFDAQRQTLMKRALERLSAVEDLSKDLFEKIEKALQ, from the coding sequence ATGTTAGCTAAAGCGAAATATAGAAAAGATTACAAACAACCTGATTTTACAGTTACGGATATTTTCCTTGATTTTCAATTAGATCCTAACCATACCGTTGTCACTGCAAAAACAACTTTCCAACGTTTAAATGACGAAGCAACACACCTACGATTAGATGGTCATGGTTTCCAATTTGCTTCTATCAAATTTAATGGCGAAGATTTTAAACATTATCATCAAGACCACGAAAGTTTAACGTTAGATTTAACCAATCAAAGTGCGGCCAATTTTGAACTTGAAATTGTAACGAATTTAGAGCCTGCACAAAACACCTCTTTACAAGGGCTTTATCAATCAGGGGAAGGCATTTGTACTCAATGCGAAGCAGAAGGTTTCCGTCAAATTACCTATATGCTTGATCGTCCTGATGTATTAGCTCGCTATACAACCAAAATTACCGCAGATAAAACTAAATATCCTTACTTGCTTTCTAATGGTAACCGCATTGCAAGTGGTGAATTAGAGGATGGTCGTCATTGGGTTGAATGGAATGACCCATTCCCGAAACCAAGCTATTTATTCGCTTTAGTAGCAGGTGATTTTGATTTATTACAAGATACCTTTACGACAAAAAGTGGTCGAGAAGTGGCTTTAGAGCTTTATGTTGACCGTGGAAATCTTGATCGTGCTTCTTGGGCAATGGAAAGTCTGAAAAAAGCGATGAAATGGGATGAAGAGCGTTTCAATTTAGAATACGACTTAGATATTTACATGATTGTTGCCGTGGACTTCTTCAATATGGGGGCCATGGAAAATAAAGGGTTGAATATTTTTAACTCTAAATTTGTGTTGGCGAATCCACAAACAGCAACTGATGATGATTATCTCGCTATTGAAAGCGTGATTGCGCATGAATATTTCCATAACTGGACAGGAAACCGTGTGACTTGCCGTGATTGGTTCCAATTAAGTTTGAAAGAAGGTTTAACAGTTTTCCGTGATCAAGAATTTTCATCTGATACGGGTTCTCGTGCAGTCAATCGCATTAATAACGTGAAATTCTTACGTACGGTACAATTTGCCGAAGATGCAAGCCCAATGTCACACCCAATTCGCCCTGAAAAAGTCATTGAAATGAATAACTTCTATACCGTGACTGTATATGAAAAAGGGGCTGAAGTGATTCGTATGTTGCACACTTTATTAGGTGAACAAGGTTTCCAAAAAGGGATGCAACTTTATATTGCAGAAAATGATGGTAAAGCCGCAACCTGTGAAGATTTTGTGTCTGCAATGGAACGTGCAAATGACGTTGATTTAGCACAATTCCGTCGTTGGTATAGCCAATCTGGTACACCAGAATTATTGATTAGCGATGCCTATGATGAACAAACTCATACTTATCGTTTAACCGTTTCGCAATCTACGCCACCAACAGCAGACCAAATGGAAAAAGTAAACTTACATATTCCATTAAAAATTGCACTTTATGATGCCAACGGCACCAAACAAATGTTACAGCATAACGGTGAATTGCTAAGCGATGTATTAAATGTAACAGAAAAGGACCAAGTGTTTGAGTTCCATGGTATTTATGGTCGCCCAATTCCTGCGTTATTATGTGATTTCTCTGCACCGGTTAAACTGGATTATGATTACACTACAGAGCAGTTATTAGGTTTGCTTAAATTCGCGGATAACCAATTTGCTCGTTGGGATGCAGCACAAATGCTGTTTACTCAAGAATTGCGTCGTAATGTGGCGCATTTCCAACAAGGTGAAGCCTTTGAAATTTCACCTGATGTTTTGACCGCACTTGCGCATGTATTGGAAAATTATGAACAAGATATTGAATTAGCCACATTAATTCTGACCTTGCCAAAAGACATTGAGTTTGCAGAAAGCTTTAAAACGATTGATCCAGATGGCATTGCAGCTGCAAGAGAATTTATGTTGGTGCAAATTGCAGAATACTTGAAAGAAGATTTATTGCGTATTTACACCCATATTCGTCTTGAAGATTATCGAGTAACACAAGAAGATATTGCCTTACGAGCAATGCGTAATCTTTGTTTAAGTTATTTGGCTTACACCAATCTTGGTAATAATGTCGTTCAAAAACATTATAACAATGCCAATAATATGACAGATACGTTGGCTGCATTAAATATGGCAACCAAAGCGGCATTACCTTGTCGTGATACCTTGTTAGCGGATTTCGAACAAAAATGGCAACATGATGGCTTAGTTATGGATAAATGGTTTGCTTTACAAGCAACCCGCCCAGATGAAAACGTATTGGAAATTGTACAAGCATTAATGGATCACCCAAGCTTTAACTTCAACAATCCAAACCGTTTACGTTCATTAGTGGGTAGCTTTGCAAATCACAACTTAAAAGCTTTCCATCATATTAGTGGCTCAGGCTATCGTTTCTTAACAGATGTTTTAATTCGTTTAAATGAAACAAATCCACAAGTGGCTGCGCGTTTAATAGAGCCATTAATTCGTTTCTCACGTTTTGATGCACAACGTCAAACCTTAATGAAACGTGCCTTAGAACGATTAAGTGCAGTGGAAGATCTTTCAAAAGATTTATTTGAGAAGATTGAAAAAGCCTTGCAATAA
- the purE gene encoding 5-(carboxyamino)imidazole ribonucleotide mutase — protein sequence MSNTAQIAIVMGSKSDWATMQEATQILDELNVAYHVEVVSAHRTPDKLFEFAENAQKNGYKVIIAGAGGAAHLPGMIAAKTLVPVLGVPVKSSMLSGVDSLYSIVQMPKGIPVGTLAIGPAGAANAGLLAAQILAGWDDELFARLQAFRENQTNMVLDNPDPRT from the coding sequence ATGTCAAATACCGCACAAATTGCTATTGTTATGGGCTCAAAAAGCGATTGGGCAACCATGCAAGAAGCCACTCAAATTTTAGATGAACTCAATGTGGCATATCATGTTGAAGTGGTTTCCGCACATCGAACCCCCGACAAATTGTTTGAATTTGCCGAAAATGCACAAAAGAATGGTTACAAAGTGATTATTGCGGGTGCAGGTGGTGCAGCACATTTACCTGGTATGATTGCGGCCAAAACGCTTGTGCCAGTACTTGGAGTACCGGTTAAAAGCTCTATGTTAAGCGGTGTTGATAGTCTCTATTCTATCGTTCAAATGCCGAAAGGCATTCCTGTCGGTACGTTAGCGATTGGCCCTGCTGGTGCAGCGAATGCAGGATTACTCGCCGCACAAATTCTTGCTGGTTGGGATGATGAGTTATTCGCTCGCCTACAAGCATTCCGCGAAAATCAAACTAATATGGTATTGGATAATCCTGATCCACGTACATAA
- the purK gene encoding 5-(carboxyamino)imidazole ribonucleotide synthase, whose translation MQSSTLYPTVYVLGNGQLGRMLRYAGAPLDIHVQPLEFNAPVFDLPKDAIITAEIERWEKTPLTELLGHHKNFVNQNVFGLLADRFTQKSLLDELNLSTSPWCLLKDKTQWPEVFKNVGEKVVVKRRTGGYDGRGQWIITETNQRDITDDLFGEVIAEQFIPFDYEVSIVGARFKNGEKRFYPVTHNLQQNGILRYSVTDISFPQQQSQQLQAESMLGKIMDKLEYVGVMAMECFVVGEKLLINELAPRVHNSGHWTQLGCAISQFELHLRALLDLPTPSLQPIAPSVMVNLIGTEHNPQWLNTPFSQLHWYGKEVRPGRKLGHINITHPDKTIIIQQLEKLRHELPEDYQSGLNWAIEKLK comes from the coding sequence ATGCAAAGCTCTACCCTCTATCCTACCGTTTATGTGCTTGGTAATGGTCAACTCGGCAGAATGTTACGTTATGCAGGCGCCCCATTAGATATTCATGTTCAACCGCTTGAATTCAATGCGCCCGTATTTGATTTACCTAAAGATGCCATCATTACCGCAGAAATTGAACGTTGGGAAAAAACGCCTTTAACTGAATTATTAGGTCACCATAAAAATTTCGTTAATCAGAATGTTTTTGGCTTATTGGCTGATCGTTTTACCCAAAAATCTTTACTGGATGAACTCAATCTCTCGACCTCACCATGGTGTTTATTAAAAGATAAAACGCAATGGCCTGAAGTATTTAAAAACGTGGGTGAAAAAGTCGTGGTAAAACGTCGCACAGGTGGTTATGACGGTCGCGGCCAATGGATTATTACTGAAACTAATCAACGTGACATTACGGACGATTTATTTGGTGAAGTTATCGCAGAACAATTCATTCCTTTTGATTATGAAGTCTCTATTGTAGGCGCAAGATTTAAAAACGGTGAAAAACGTTTCTATCCTGTGACACACAACCTACAGCAAAATGGCATTTTACGTTACAGTGTGACAGATATTTCATTCCCTCAACAACAAAGCCAACAACTTCAGGCTGAATCTATGCTAGGAAAAATCATGGACAAGCTTGAATATGTGGGTGTAATGGCGATGGAATGCTTTGTGGTGGGAGAGAAATTATTGATTAATGAGCTTGCTCCTCGTGTGCATAACAGTGGCCATTGGACACAACTAGGTTGCGCTATTAGTCAATTTGAATTGCATCTACGAGCCTTATTAGATTTACCTACACCGTCATTACAACCTATTGCGCCAAGTGTTATGGTCAATTTGATTGGTACAGAACATAATCCACAATGGTTGAACACGCCGTTCTCTCAGTTACATTGGTATGGTAAAGAAGTTCGTCCAGGTAGAAAATTAGGTCATATCAATATTACGCATCCTGATAAAACAATCATTATCCAACAGCTTGAAAAACTTCGTCACGAACTCCCTGAAGACTATCAATCTGGTTTAAATTGGGCGATTGAGAAATTAAAATAA
- a CDS encoding amino acid aminotransferase has protein sequence MFEHIKAAPADPILGLGEAFKSETRENKINLGIGVYKDAQGTTPIMRAVKEAEKRLFDNEKTKNYLTIDGIADYNERTKELLFGKDSEVIKANRARTAQSLGGTGALRIAAEFIKRQTKAQNVWISTPTWPNHNAIFNAVGMTIREYRYYDAERKALDWEHLLEDLSQASEGDVVLLHGCCHNPTGIDPTPEQWQELAALSAKNGWLPLFDFAYQGLANGLDQDAYGLRAFAANHKELLVASSFSKNFGLYNERVGAFTLVAENAEIASTALTQVKSIIRTLYSNPASHGGATVATVLNDAQLRQEWENELTEMRERIKKMRHLFVQLLKEYGAEQDFSFIMEQNGMFSFSGLSPEQVDRLKEEFAIYAVRSGRINVAGITEDNIRYLCESIVKVL, from the coding sequence ATGTTTGAACATATCAAAGCGGCTCCGGCCGATCCTATCTTAGGCTTAGGCGAAGCATTCAAATCTGAAACACGTGAAAATAAAATCAATTTAGGCATTGGCGTTTATAAAGATGCACAAGGTACAACGCCAATTATGCGTGCGGTAAAAGAAGCCGAAAAACGCTTATTTGATAACGAAAAAACGAAAAACTATCTGACTATCGATGGTATTGCCGATTATAACGAACGTACAAAAGAACTCCTTTTCGGTAAAGATTCAGAAGTCATTAAAGCAAACCGTGCAAGAACTGCGCAAAGTTTAGGTGGCACAGGTGCATTACGCATTGCGGCAGAATTCATCAAACGCCAAACCAAAGCTCAAAATGTGTGGATTAGTACGCCAACATGGCCAAACCACAATGCAATTTTCAATGCGGTGGGCATGACAATTCGTGAATATCGTTATTATGATGCTGAACGCAAAGCCCTTGACTGGGAACATTTACTTGAAGATTTAAGCCAAGCAAGCGAAGGTGATGTCGTGCTTTTACACGGATGCTGCCACAATCCAACCGGTATTGACCCAACCCCTGAACAATGGCAAGAATTAGCTGCGCTTTCAGCAAAAAACGGTTGGTTACCACTCTTTGACTTTGCTTATCAAGGTTTAGCCAATGGCTTAGACCAAGATGCTTACGGTTTACGTGCTTTTGCGGCAAATCATAAAGAATTATTAGTGGCAAGTTCATTCTCTAAAAACTTTGGTTTATACAATGAGCGTGTCGGTGCCTTTACCCTTGTGGCAGAAAATGCAGAAATTGCTTCAACTGCATTAACACAGGTGAAATCAATTATTCGTACCCTCTACTCTAATCCAGCATCTCACGGTGGGGCGACCGTAGCAACAGTATTAAATGATGCACAACTTCGCCAAGAATGGGAAAATGAATTGACTGAAATGCGTGAACGTATCAAAAAAATGCGTCATTTATTCGTTCAGTTATTAAAAGAATATGGTGCAGAACAAGATTTCAGCTTTATCATGGAACAAAATGGTATGTTCTCTTTCAGCGGTTTATCGCCTGAACAAGTTGATCGCTTAAAAGAAGAATTTGCGATTTACGCTGTTCGTTCTGGTCGTATCAATGTGGCTGGTATCACTGAGGACAATATTCGTTATTTATGTGAAAGCATTGTAAAAGTGCTTTAA
- a CDS encoding YadA-like family protein, translated as MNHVFKIIWNKVNQCWIAVSELSKSVGKSSQTDKRKALNVIIGAAVLAGVSTSAMAETNVVLNNDGNIVGGTDVSAVAGVGTTGDSVVLGKKAKSEATESIVIGNNVTNKARWSITLGNNATSQSGYGVTLGDRASSGTGSNSVAIGLMAKTSNEKAGGNSQTAVGVASYADGEGASAFGATANATGALATAVGRNSKALAKSASAFGDSASASAWGATALGVGASARADNSIAVGSQAVTEGRGSTALGGRSYAGAQSATALGTLANASAIVSTAVGNDAKASAVEASALGNGANASGGAALALGAKSDASATNALAIGQTSKASKMNAVAIGQASNASAVNAIALGQASNASAVSAVVIGTQAKGTHENSVTLGSYSSSAANDFDQTAKALSSFDDKATGTTVNYNGTFSTQKGAVSVGDGKLVRQIQNVGAGRITATSNDAVNGSQLYQAYYNAGFNIKNNGKETSRINTHGKVNFVDGKNTKVVVEDGDNAANITVNLKDDITVNNVTAKNVTVGPVTINQDGINAGDKKITNVSNGTISADSKEAVNGSQLYAAKNELNTNITKAAAAAKTEVKAGTNVEVTSETGANNQTIYTVNAKDTSASVEAASDAVTVTVGEKTEVKNGISVTTVTNYKVDLSQKTKDEIKNAGGRGFNVTASASEGTVVNEVTEETVQSTATKMDKLTLDAGKNIKLTHKKGKVLSVAVSDTPTFKNVTTTGDVNVGGTIHAHGGLDMHNNRIVNVADPKDPTDAVNKRYVDNAVKNINNNINRLDNKIDHVDRKLRAGIAGATAISFLQRPNEAGKSLVSVGVGGYRNENAIAVGYGRNSDNNKISIKVGASINSRSDVNWGGSIGYQW; from the coding sequence ATGAATCATGTTTTTAAAATTATTTGGAATAAAGTAAATCAATGTTGGATTGCTGTTTCAGAACTAAGTAAATCTGTGGGTAAATCATCTCAAACTGACAAACGTAAAGCATTAAATGTAATTATTGGTGCTGCAGTTTTAGCGGGTGTAAGCACAAGTGCAATGGCTGAAACCAATGTGGTATTAAATAATGACGGAAATATTGTTGGTGGTACTGATGTTAGTGCAGTTGCCGGAGTTGGTACCACAGGTGATTCTGTCGTTTTAGGCAAAAAAGCAAAATCAGAAGCAACAGAGAGCATAGTAATTGGTAATAACGTGACAAACAAAGCACGTTGGTCAATAACATTAGGAAATAATGCAACAAGTCAATCAGGATATGGTGTTACTCTTGGTGATCGCGCATCAAGTGGCACAGGTTCAAACTCGGTTGCTATCGGTTTAATGGCAAAAACCTCTAATGAGAAAGCAGGTGGAAATAGCCAAACTGCAGTAGGGGTGGCATCTTATGCTGATGGTGAAGGGGCTTCAGCCTTTGGTGCAACAGCAAATGCAACAGGCGCTCTAGCAACCGCTGTTGGTAGAAACTCAAAAGCTCTTGCAAAAAGTGCATCAGCTTTTGGGGATAGTGCATCTGCTTCTGCATGGGGTGCGACTGCATTAGGCGTTGGAGCATCTGCTAGAGCAGATAATTCTATTGCAGTTGGTTCTCAAGCAGTAACCGAGGGGCGAGGATCAACAGCATTAGGAGGTCGTTCTTATGCAGGTGCTCAAAGTGCGACGGCTTTAGGTACCTTAGCTAATGCAAGTGCAATCGTTTCGACCGCTGTTGGTAACGATGCGAAAGCGAGTGCTGTTGAAGCTTCTGCCTTAGGTAATGGTGCAAATGCAAGTGGAGGTGCTGCATTAGCTCTAGGAGCTAAATCCGATGCTTCAGCAACTAATGCACTTGCTATCGGACAAACAAGTAAAGCTTCTAAGATGAATGCTGTTGCTATTGGTCAAGCGAGTAATGCCTCTGCAGTTAATGCTATTGCTCTTGGTCAAGCGAGTAATGCCTCTGCAGTTAGTGCTGTTGTGATTGGTACTCAAGCAAAAGGTACGCATGAAAACTCTGTGACATTAGGTTCTTATTCAAGCAGTGCAGCTAATGATTTTGATCAGACAGCAAAAGCTTTATCTTCTTTTGATGATAAGGCGACAGGTACAACAGTTAATTACAATGGTACTTTTTCAACTCAAAAAGGTGCAGTATCTGTCGGTGATGGAAAACTTGTTCGCCAAATCCAAAATGTAGGAGCAGGTCGAATTACCGCTACTTCGAATGACGCAGTAAATGGTAGCCAGTTATATCAAGCTTATTACAATGCGGGCTTTAACATTAAAAATAATGGTAAAGAAACATCACGTATTAATACCCATGGCAAAGTGAATTTTGTGGATGGTAAGAATACCAAAGTGGTTGTTGAAGATGGTGATAATGCAGCTAATATCACAGTGAATTTAAAAGATGATATTACTGTTAATAATGTTACAGCTAAAAATGTCACCGTGGGGCCTGTTACAATTAATCAAGATGGTATTAATGCAGGTGATAAAAAAATCACGAATGTATCAAATGGTACAATTTCAGCAGATAGTAAAGAAGCTGTGAATGGTAGCCAATTATATGCAGCGAAGAACGAGCTTAATACCAATATTACTAAAGCCGCAGCGGCAGCTAAAACAGAAGTAAAAGCAGGAACAAATGTAGAGGTGACTTCTGAAACTGGTGCGAATAATCAAACGATTTACACCGTTAATGCAAAAGACACTTCAGCTTCTGTTGAAGCAGCTTCTGATGCTGTTACAGTAACAGTTGGTGAAAAAACAGAAGTTAAAAATGGTATTTCTGTTACCACAGTAACCAATTACAAAGTAGATCTTTCACAAAAAACCAAAGATGAAATCAAAAATGCAGGTGGTCGTGGATTTAACGTGACTGCAAGTGCATCTGAAGGTACTGTTGTAAATGAAGTGACAGAAGAAACGGTTCAATCTACTGCAACAAAAATGGATAAGTTAACACTTGATGCGGGTAAAAATATTAAATTAACTCACAAAAAAGGAAAAGTGTTAAGCGTTGCTGTGTCTGATACACCGACATTCAAAAATGTAACTACAACAGGTGACGTTAACGTTGGTGGTACTATCCATGCACATGGTGGATTAGATATGCACAATAATCGTATTGTAAATGTGGCTGATCCGAAAGACCCAACTGATGCAGTAAATAAACGCTATGTTGATAATGCAGTGAAAAACATTAATAACAACATCAATCGTTTAGACAACAAAATTGATCACGTTGATCGTAAATTACGAGCAGGTATTGCAGGTGCGACAGCGATTTCTTTCTTACAACGTCCAAATGAAGCGGGTAAAAGCTTAGTTTCTGTTGGTGTTGGTGGTTATCGCAATGAAAATGCAATCGCAGTTGGTTATGGCCGAAATTCTGATAACAACAAAATTTCGATTAAAGTTGGTGCAAGTATCAATTCCCGCAGTGATGTAAACTGGGGCGGAAGCATCGGTTACCAATGGTAA
- the moaE gene encoding molybdopterin synthase catalytic subunit MoaE, translating into MSDIQIAVQEQPFDQNAVYQWLSEQHSVGATVIFVGKVRDLNLGDEVSSLYLEHYPAMTEKALREIVEQAKARWDIQRVSVIHRVGLLHTGDEIVLVGISSAHRGDAYHANEFIMDFLKSKAPFWKKEQTNQGERWIEARESDKEALEKW; encoded by the coding sequence ATGAGCGATATTCAAATTGCGGTACAAGAACAGCCTTTTGATCAAAATGCCGTTTATCAATGGCTTTCTGAGCAACATTCAGTTGGTGCAACGGTTATTTTTGTGGGCAAAGTACGCGATCTTAATTTAGGCGATGAGGTATCCAGCTTATACTTAGAACATTATCCCGCCATGACAGAAAAAGCCTTACGTGAAATTGTAGAACAGGCGAAAGCCCGTTGGGATATCCAACGAGTGTCGGTGATTCATCGTGTGGGGCTTTTACATACTGGCGATGAAATTGTTTTAGTCGGCATCAGTTCCGCTCACCGAGGTGATGCTTATCACGCTAATGAATTTATTATGGACTTCTTAAAATCCAAAGCGCCGTTCTGGAAAAAAGAACAAACCAATCAAGGTGAACGCTGGATTGAAGCAAGAGAAAGCGATAAAGAAGCGTTAGAGAAGTGGTAA
- the moaD gene encoding molybdopterin synthase sulfur carrier subunit, giving the protein MLNVLFFAQTRELIGEDSIQLEGDFTTAEEVREHLAQKGDRWALALEKGKLLVAINQTLMPLESAVKNGDEIAFFPPVTGG; this is encoded by the coding sequence ATGCTAAATGTTTTATTTTTTGCTCAAACTCGTGAATTAATTGGGGAAGATTCAATTCAATTGGAAGGTGATTTTACGACAGCAGAAGAAGTACGTGAACATCTTGCTCAAAAAGGTGATAGATGGGCGTTAGCGTTAGAAAAAGGGAAGCTTTTAGTCGCTATCAATCAAACCTTGATGCCATTAGAAAGTGCGGTCAAAAATGGTGATGAAATTGCGTTTTTCCCACCTGTAACAGGAGGCTAA
- the moaC gene encoding cyclic pyranopterin monophosphate synthase MoaC, which yields MTTFTHINSQGEANMVDVSAKAETVREARAEAIVTMSKETLAMIVEGKHHKGDVFATARIAGIQAAKRTWELIPLCHPLLLSKVEVNLEPLLETNQVRIQSLCKLTGKTGVEMEALTAASVAALTIYDMCKAVQKDMVIEHVRLLEKSGGKSGHFIAEEK from the coding sequence ATGACTACATTTACGCATATCAACTCTCAAGGCGAAGCCAATATGGTGGATGTTTCTGCAAAGGCAGAGACTGTTCGTGAAGCTCGTGCTGAAGCTATTGTAACCATGTCAAAAGAAACCCTTGCTATGATCGTGGAAGGTAAACATCACAAAGGTGATGTATTTGCTACTGCTCGTATTGCAGGGATTCAAGCGGCAAAACGTACTTGGGAACTTATCCCGCTTTGCCATCCCTTATTGCTTTCTAAAGTTGAAGTGAATTTAGAACCGTTACTTGAAACCAATCAAGTTCGCATTCAATCTCTTTGTAAATTAACCGGAAAAACCGGCGTAGAAATGGAAGCATTAACGGCTGCAAGTGTAGCAGCTTTAACTATTTACGATATGTGTAAAGCCGTACAAAAAGACATGGTAATTGAGCACGTTCGCCTGTTAGAAAAGAGCGGTGGAAAATCTGGTCATTTTATTGCGGAGGAAAAATAA
- the moaA gene encoding GTP 3',8-cyclase MoaA, translating to MQSIPIKNVGESRLVDPFQRQYYYLRLSITDQCNFRCTYCLPDGYQPEANKPSFLTLKEITHLAQAFAEMGTEKIRLTGGEPTLRKDFIPIAESIANIDGIRQLAVTTNGYRMAKDVADWKKAGITSVNVSVDSLDPKMFHQITGINKFDDVMRGIDRAFEVGYNKVKVNSVLMKNLNDKEFDQFLAWVKDRPIQMRFIELMQTGEMDSFFKKHHLSGQVLAEKLLQNGWQLQHKSHTDGPAKVFTHPDYAGEIGLIMPYEKNFCASCNRLRVSAKGKLHLCLFGEEGIELRDLLQSHEQQDILQARIFAALQGKREHHYLHIGDSGVRNHLASIGG from the coding sequence ATGCAATCCATTCCTATTAAAAACGTGGGAGAGTCTCGCTTGGTCGATCCTTTCCAACGTCAATATTACTATCTACGACTGTCGATTACCGACCAGTGTAATTTTCGTTGTACTTATTGTTTGCCGGATGGCTATCAACCCGAAGCTAACAAGCCAAGTTTCTTAACATTAAAAGAAATTACACACCTAGCTCAAGCCTTTGCTGAAATGGGCACAGAAAAGATCCGTTTGACCGGCGGAGAGCCCACTCTACGCAAAGATTTTATTCCTATTGCAGAAAGTATTGCGAACATTGATGGCATTCGTCAATTGGCTGTTACGACTAACGGCTACCGTATGGCAAAAGATGTCGCTGATTGGAAAAAAGCAGGGATTACCTCTGTTAATGTGAGTGTGGATAGTCTCGATCCCAAAATGTTTCATCAAATCACCGGCATCAATAAGTTTGATGACGTGATGCGTGGTATCGATCGTGCATTTGAAGTGGGTTACAACAAAGTCAAAGTTAATTCAGTTTTGATGAAAAATTTGAATGACAAAGAGTTTGACCAATTTCTTGCTTGGGTGAAAGATCGCCCAATTCAAATGCGTTTTATCGAGCTGATGCAAACCGGTGAAATGGATAGTTTCTTTAAAAAACACCATCTTTCAGGACAAGTATTGGCGGAGAAATTGCTACAAAATGGTTGGCAATTACAACATAAATCCCATACTGATGGTCCAGCTAAAGTATTCACGCATCCTGATTATGCAGGCGAAATTGGCTTAATCATGCCTTATGAGAAGAATTTCTGCGCAAGCTGTAATCGTCTCAGAGTGTCAGCGAAGGGCAAACTTCATCTTTGCTTGTTCGGCGAAGAAGGCATTGAATTACGTGATTTATTACAATCCCATGAACAGCAAGATATTTTGCAAGCCCGTATTTTTGCTGCGCTTCAAGGTAAACGTGAACATCATTATTTACATATCGGTGATAGTGGCGTAAGAAATCATTTAGCTTCTATCGGTGGCTAA